In one window of Paraflavitalea soli DNA:
- the rpmC gene encoding 50S ribosomal protein L29, whose amino-acid sequence MSKKIDFVKSLKDLSAADLKARIQEDELRLKKLEFAHAISPLENPMSIRAVRKDLARLKTVLKQKQQAV is encoded by the coding sequence ATGTCTAAGAAAATTGATTTTGTAAAAAGCCTGAAAGATCTGAGTGCTGCTGACCTGAAAGCCAGGATCCAGGAAGACGAACTGCGCCTGAAGAAGCTGGAGTTTGCTCATGCAATTTCTCCCCTGGAGAACCCCATGAGTATCCGTGCCGTTCGCAAGGATCTCGCTCGTCTGAAAACAGTGCTGAAGCAGAAGCAACAAGCTGTATAA